The Neochlamydia sp. S13 genome has a segment encoding these proteins:
- a CDS encoding leucine-rich repeat domain-containing protein, which translates to MIPSSSNSSTQLTFRSTVSENIEDAVSGELMTRAVTLFPCGHTFNEDTVIQCLARNKLCPLDRRLIERHAPNYTVRHLAETAESHPLEELKHEPSQEAVGHFLRGKELAEKGEHTTAIEALLQALQLTPTYEKAQAYLEFCLKRSSEASLPSQPLPPFPPSFRSKDKVKEKSLSSTESSKERYTELLFNLLEEPSIHENSILKKILENQVEGLMSHESEELNEKEKVSYKWTEKLLGENKKVRQFVVEKLRQIYSDSFSLAPVAPQSSISNSSLFSPTSQPATPNASFPSWFSTTPQPSVFNSSLFSANSQPATTNTFLFSATPQSSISNPSFSFVFSATPPSSVSSSSTISSKDIQPLAPPSTIPISMASLYNAIMQVHFPERRGDFIAQAGILDKIYEIESTLSIEEKVSYIFQKLFTLAASFSPTEFKGSTKESKDFTLSNYSSYFLNINRLLLWQKLPGGTEYLNQAHIKALPLKKKGELLTKWIEELGKNITILNLNDVGLTYLPPEIWQLSKLRKLDLNINRLTAIPAEIGQLSRLRILRLNNNQLTVISQEIGQLSHLQVLGLSNNQLTVIPSEIGQLSHLQVLGLSNNQLTAIPAEIGQLLRLKELHLSNNPLTVIPHLSKVKMFNYGQSSSYFS; encoded by the coding sequence ATGATTCCTTCATCTTCTAATTCTAGCACCCAGTTAACTTTCCGCAGTACAGTCTCAGAGAATATAGAAGATGCGGTCTCAGGTGAGCTGATGACTCGGGCAGTTACTTTGTTTCCTTGTGGTCATACCTTTAACGAAGATACCGTCATCCAATGTTTAGCACGTAATAAACTTTGTCCTCTAGATAGAAGGCTTATTGAAAGGCATGCACCTAACTACACGGTGAGGCACCTAGCCGAAACAGCTGAATCTCATCCATTAGAAGAACTTAAGCATGAGCCTAGCCAAGAAGCTGTAGGACATTTCCTACGAGGTAAAGAACTTGCTGAAAAAGGAGAGCATACAACTGCTATAGAAGCTTTACTACAAGCTTTGCAATTAACTCCTACGTATGAAAAAGCTCAAGCCTATCTTGAATTTTGCCTTAAGCGTTCCTCAGAAGCATCTTTACCTTCACAGCCGCTCCCTCCTTTTCCGCCTTCTTTTCGTAGTAAAGATAAAGTTAAAGAAAAAAGCCTATCTTCTACAGAGTCTTCTAAAGAACGCTATACTGAACTTCTATTCAATTTGTTAGAAGAGCCTTCCATTCATGAAAACTCCATCTTAAAGAAGATATTAGAGAATCAAGTCGAAGGGCTGATGAGCCATGAGAGTGAAGAGCTAAATGAGAAAGAAAAAGTAAGCTATAAATGGACAGAAAAATTACTAGGAGAAAATAAAAAGGTTAGGCAGTTTGTGGTTGAAAAACTGCGCCAAATTTACTCAGACTCTTTCTCTCTTGCTCCAGTCGCTCCTCAGTCTTCTATTTCCAACTCTTCATTGTTTAGCCCTACTTCTCAACCTGCTACTCCTAACGCTTCTTTCCCTTCTTGGTTTAGTACTACTCCTCAACCTTCTGTTTTCAACTCTTCTTTGTTTAGCGCTAACTCTCAACCTGCTACTACTAACACCTTTTTGTTTAGCGCTACCCCTCAGTCTTCTATTTCCAACCCCTCTTTCTCTTTTGTGTTTAGCGCTACTCCTCCATCTTCTGTTTCTTCTTCATCTACTATCTCGTCTAAAGATATTCAACCTCTTGCTCCTCCATCTACTATTCCTATTTCCATGGCCTCGCTTTACAACGCTATTATGCAGGTTCATTTTCCTGAGAGAAGAGGGGATTTCATAGCACAAGCTGGCATTTTAGATAAAATTTACGAAATTGAATCTACTCTTTCTATTGAAGAAAAAGTTTCTTATATTTTTCAAAAGCTTTTTACCTTAGCGGCTTCTTTTTCTCCTACAGAATTTAAAGGAAGTACTAAGGAAAGTAAGGATTTTACTCTTTCTAATTATTCCTCCTATTTTCTCAATATTAACCGCCTCTTACTCTGGCAAAAGCTACCCGGGGGAACGGAGTATTTAAACCAAGCGCATATTAAAGCTTTACCTTTAAAGAAAAAAGGAGAGCTGTTAACGAAGTGGATAGAAGAGCTGGGTAAAAACATTACCATTCTGAACTTAAATGATGTAGGCTTGACTTATTTACCGCCAGAAATCTGGCAGCTTTCTAAGCTGCGAAAACTTGACTTAAATATAAACCGGCTAACTGCTATTCCTGCGGAAATTGGGCAGCTTTCTCGGCTGAGAATACTTCGGTTAAACAACAACCAGCTAACTGTTATTTCTCAAGAAATTGGACAGCTTTCTCATCTTCAAGTGCTTGGCTTAAGTAACAACCAGCTAACTGTTATTCCTTCAGAAATTGGACAGCTTTCTCATCTTCAAGTGCTTGGCTTAAGTAATAATCAATTAACAGCTATTCCTGCGGAAATAGGGCAGCTTCTTCGCTTGAAAGAGCTTCATTTAAGCAACAACCCGCTAACCGTTATTCCTCACCTTTCTAAGGTAAAGATGTTTAATTACGGGCAAAGCTCTTCTTATTTCTCTTAA
- a CDS encoding cysteine desulfurase family protein: MKLVNRIYLDNNASTCVDPHVIQVMTEVLRTYPGNPSSPHSFGREARQVLSQARQAIASYLKVRPQEIIFTSGGTEGANMAIRGILGALTQGHIVTSNVEHACVHSVMDLLQHQGIEVTSLAAGLHGAVLPKDVAAAIRPHTRLIALIGANNETGVKTDIKAIAKIAEEENVPFFVDGVALLGKEPLEIPAGVSAMSFSGHKIHAPKGCGFIYLKSSQKLLPLLHGGLQEYNRRGGTENLADIAGMAAAIQILAQTLPEASEKMLKLRVYFEESLKKHLGEAVHVNGEGDRVCNTINLSFDEVDGETLLAALDMAGIAASHGSACASGAMEPSRILLNMGIPLKRVRESIRFSLSRYVTQQEIDRAINIIVNLVAKLKAL; this comes from the coding sequence ATGAAACTCGTGAATAGAATTTATTTAGATAACAACGCCAGCACTTGTGTGGATCCTCACGTCATCCAGGTAATGACCGAAGTCTTACGCACCTATCCGGGAAATCCTTCTAGCCCTCATTCTTTTGGCCGTGAAGCCCGCCAGGTTTTAAGTCAGGCACGCCAGGCTATTGCTAGCTATCTTAAAGTACGTCCTCAAGAGATTATTTTTACTTCTGGAGGTACAGAAGGGGCGAATATGGCCATTCGCGGTATCCTAGGTGCGTTAACTCAAGGGCATATAGTGACCTCTAATGTTGAACATGCTTGTGTGCATAGCGTGATGGATTTATTGCAGCATCAAGGAATTGAGGTTACATCTCTTGCGGCAGGTTTGCATGGAGCTGTTCTGCCAAAAGATGTAGCTGCTGCTATTCGTCCCCATACCCGATTGATTGCTTTAATAGGAGCAAATAATGAAACAGGAGTAAAAACAGATATCAAAGCGATCGCCAAGATAGCAGAAGAGGAAAATGTTCCTTTTTTTGTAGACGGCGTAGCTTTGCTTGGTAAAGAGCCATTGGAAATCCCTGCGGGTGTGTCAGCAATGTCTTTCAGTGGACACAAAATTCATGCTCCTAAAGGCTGTGGATTTATTTATCTAAAATCTTCCCAAAAATTACTTCCTTTATTGCACGGAGGGCTGCAAGAATATAACCGCCGCGGAGGGACTGAAAATCTGGCCGATATTGCTGGAATGGCTGCAGCCATACAAATACTGGCCCAAACTTTACCGGAAGCTTCTGAAAAGATGTTAAAGTTAAGGGTCTATTTCGAAGAGTCTTTAAAAAAGCATTTAGGCGAGGCAGTGCACGTGAATGGAGAGGGTGACAGAGTTTGCAATACAATCAACCTAAGTTTCGACGAGGTAGATGGAGAAACATTGTTAGCAGCTTTAGATATGGCAGGAATAGCTGCTAGCCACGGATCTGCCTGTGCCTCAGGAGCCATGGAGCCTTCACGTATTCTTCTTAACATGGGGATTCCTTTAAAAAGGGTAAGAGAGTCTATTCGCTTTTCTTTAAGCCGGTATGTCACTCAACAAGAAATAGATCGGGCGATTAATATAATTGTGAATTTGGTAGCCAAACTAAAGGCTTTATAA
- a CDS encoding leucine-rich repeat domain-containing protein has protein sequence MIPPSSNSSTQLTFRTTVSENIEDAVSGELMTRAVTLFPCGHTFNEDTVIQCLARNKLCPLDRRLIERHAPNYTVRHLAETAESHPLEELKHELSEEAIGHFLRGKELAEQGEHATAIEALLQALQLTPTYEKAQAYLEFCLKRSSETSLSSQPLPPLPPSFHSKDKGKEKSLSSTEASKEGYTELLFNLLEEPSIQENSILKKILENQVEELMSQEGEELNEKEKVSYKWTEKLLGENKKVRQFVVEKLRQIHQQSSCLASVAPQSSISSSSTTSTNEIQALASPSIIPISMTSLYNAILQVHFPKGNGNLIAQAGILDRIYGIKPNLSIGEKVPYIFQKLFALAASLSPTEFDGNIKESKAFTLSNYSSFLLNINRLLIWQKLPGGTDYLNQPQIKALSLKKKGELLTQWIKQHGKNITILDLDYVGLTYLPPEIWQLSHLQALNLSNNQLTVIPSSIGHLSQLQTLYLNFNHLTAIPAEVGQLSQLQMFRLDSNLLTAVPAAIGQLSQLRELWLCNNQLTTIPIEVGQLSQLQLLLLSNNWLNTIPAEMGQLSQLQSLGLDGNQLTAIPTSIGQLSQLQMLCLHNNQLTALPAEIGQLSRLQTFRLDSNLLTAVPAEIGQLSQLRALGISNNHLTALPAEIWQLPQLKTLNLSNNQLTALPAETGQLSQLQELWLSENKLTTLPAEIGQLSQLQRLCLDSNQLTALPAEIGQLSELNWLDLSSNQLTAIPAAIGQLSQLQRLELGCNQLTAIPAEIGQLSQLQMLSLHNNQLTSIPAEIGQLSQLDWLDLIRNQLTVIPHLPKVRMLNIEGDTV, from the coding sequence ATGATCCCTCCATCTTCTAATTCTAGCACCCAGTTAACTTTTCGTACTACAGTCTCAGAGAATATAGAAGATGCGGTCTCAGGAGAGCTGATGACTCGGGCAGTTACTTTGTTTCCTTGTGGTCATACCTTTAACGAGGATACCGTCATCCAATGCTTAGCGCGCAATAAACTTTGTCCTCTAGATAGAAGGCTTATTGAAAGGCATGCACCCAACTACACGGTGAGGCACCTAGCCGAAACAGCTGAATCTCATCCCTTAGAAGAACTCAAGCATGAGCTTAGCGAAGAAGCTATAGGACATTTCTTACGGGGTAAAGAACTTGCTGAACAAGGAGAGCATGCAACTGCTATAGAAGCTTTACTGCAAGCTTTGCAATTAACTCCTACTTATGAAAAAGCCCAAGCCTATCTTGAATTTTGCCTTAAACGCTCTTCCGAAACTTCTTTATCTTCGCAGCCGCTCCCTCCTCTTCCGCCTTCTTTTCATAGTAAAGATAAAGGTAAAGAGAAAAGCCTATCTTCTACAGAAGCTTCTAAAGAAGGCTATACTGAACTTTTATTCAATCTGTTAGAAGAGCCTTCCATTCAAGAAAACTCTATATTAAAGAAGATACTAGAAAATCAAGTTGAAGAATTGATGAGCCAGGAAGGCGAAGAGCTAAATGAGAAAGAAAAAGTAAGCTATAAATGGACAGAAAAATTACTAGGAGAAAATAAAAAGGTTAGGCAATTTGTGGTTGAAAAACTGCGGCAAATTCACCAGCAGTCCTCCTGTCTTGCCTCGGTCGCTCCTCAATCTTCTATTTCTTCGTCATCTACCACCTCGACTAATGAAATTCAAGCTCTTGCTTCTCCATCTATCATTCCTATTTCCATGACCTCGCTCTACAATGCAATCCTCCAGGTTCATTTTCCTAAAGGGAATGGGAATCTCATAGCACAAGCTGGTATTTTAGATAGGATTTATGGAATTAAGCCTAATCTTTCTATTGGAGAAAAAGTCCCTTATATTTTTCAAAAGCTTTTTGCCTTAGCTGCTTCTCTTTCTCCTACAGAATTTGATGGAAATATCAAGGAAAGCAAAGCTTTTACCCTCTCTAATTATTCCTCCTTTCTACTAAATATTAACCGCCTCTTAATTTGGCAAAAGCTACCGGGAGGAACCGACTATCTCAACCAGCCCCAGATAAAAGCTTTATCTTTAAAGAAAAAAGGAGAGCTGTTAACGCAGTGGATAAAACAGCATGGTAAAAACATTACCATTCTGGACTTAGATTATGTAGGCTTGACTTATTTACCGCCAGAAATCTGGCAGCTTTCTCATCTTCAAGCGCTTAACTTAAGTAACAACCAGCTAACTGTTATTCCTTCATCTATTGGACACCTTTCTCAGCTGCAAACGCTTTACTTAAACTTCAACCACTTAACTGCTATTCCTGCAGAGGTAGGGCAGCTTTCTCAGCTGCAAATGTTTAGGCTAGATAGCAACCTGCTAACCGCTGTTCCTGCAGCCATTGGGCAGCTTTCTCAGCTGAGAGAACTTTGGTTATGCAACAACCAACTCACCACTATTCCTATAGAGGTAGGGCAGCTTTCTCAGCTACAACTGCTTTTATTAAGCAACAACTGGCTAAACACCATCCCTGCGGAAATGGGGCAGCTTTCTCAGCTGCAAAGCCTTGGCTTAGACGGCAACCAGTTAACGGCTATTCCTACATCTATTGGGCAGCTTTCTCAGCTGCAAATGCTTTGTTTACATAACAACCAGTTAACTGCTCTTCCTGCGGAAATCGGGCAGCTTTCTCGGCTGCAAACGTTTAGGTTAGATAGCAACCTGCTAACCGCTGTTCCTGCAGAGATAGGGCAGCTTTCTCAGCTGAGAGCGCTTGGCATAAGTAACAACCATCTAACCGCTCTTCCTGCTGAGATATGGCAGCTTCCTCAGCTGAAAACTCTTAACTTAAGTAATAATCAGCTAACGGCTCTTCCTGCAGAGACAGGGCAGCTTTCCCAGCTGCAAGAGCTTTGGCTAAGCGAAAACAAGCTAACCACTCTTCCTGCAGAGATAGGGCAGCTTTCTCAGCTACAAAGGCTTTGTTTAGATAGCAACCAGCTAACAGCTCTTCCTGCTGAGATAGGGCAGCTTTCTGAGCTAAATTGGCTTGACTTAAGCTCCAACCAGTTAACGGCTATTCCTGCAGCCATTGGGCAGCTTTCTCAGCTACAAAGGCTTGAATTAGGTTGCAACCAGCTAACCGCTATTCCTGCTGAGATAGGGCAGCTTTCTCAGCTACAAATGCTTAGCTTACATAACAACCAGCTAACCTCTATTCCTGCGGAAATCGGGCAGCTTTCCCAGCTAGATTGGCTTGACTTAATCCGCAACCAGCTAACCGTTATTCCACACCTTCCTAAGGTAAGGATGCTTAATATTGAGGGTGATACCGTTTAG
- a CDS encoding leucine-rich repeat domain-containing protein, producing the protein MIPSSSTSSTQTTFRTTLSEKIEDAVSGKLMTRAVTLFPCGHTFNEDTVIECLARNKLCPLDRRLIERHAPNYTVRYLAETAGSHPLEEPKHEPSEEAVGHFLRGKELAEKGDHATAIEALLQALQLTPSYEKAQAYLEFCLKRSSETSSSSQPLSPSLSEKGKEKSLSSTDSPKEGYTKLLFNLLEEPSIQENSILKKILENQVERLMSLEGEELNEKEKVNYKWTEKLLGENKKVRQFVVEKLRQIHHQSLCLASVAPQPSISSSSTISSKEIQALAPPSTTPISMVSLYNAILQVHFPEGKRDFIAQAGILDKIYEIKPNLSIEEKVPYIFQKLFTLAASLSPTEFEGNTRGSQSFTLSNYSSYLLNINRLLIWQKLPGGNDYLNQPQIKALSLKKKGELLTRWIEELGKNITILDLDNVGLTYLPPEIGQLSQLQALGLSNNQLTVIPPEMWHLSKLRCLLLDSNQLRAIPTSIGHLSQLQTLYLNFNQLTAIPAEVGHLSQLQMFRLDSNLLTTLPAAIGQLSQLRELWLSNNQLTTIPIEVGQLSQLQTLDLTNNQLTNIPAEVGQLSQLQLLLLSNNWLTTIPAEMGQLSQLQTLALDRNQLTAIPTPIGQLPQLQSLALDRNQLTAIPAEVGQLPQLQMLCLHNNQLTALPAEIGQLSRLQTFRLDSNLLTAVPAAIGQLSQLRKLLLHNNHLTAIPAEIGQLSRLQTFRLDSNQLTAVPAEIGRLSQLRALSLHNNHLTAIPAEIGRLSELDWLDLSSNQLTAIPAEVGQLTRLQELDLSNNQLTALPIEIWQLSQLKTLDLSNNQLTAILAEIGQLSQLQTLDLSNNRLIFIPHLPKLRLLKIDGNLL; encoded by the coding sequence ATGATCCCTTCATCTTCAACTTCTAGCACCCAGACAACTTTCCGCACAACACTTTCAGAGAAGATAGAAGATGCGGTCTCAGGTAAGCTGATGACTCGGGCAGTTACTTTGTTTCCTTGTGGTCATACCTTTAACGAAGATACCGTCATCGAGTGCTTAGCGCGCAATAAGCTTTGCCCTCTAGATAGAAGGCTTATTGAAAGACATGCGCCTAACTACACGGTGAGGTACCTAGCCGAAACAGCTGGATCTCATCCATTAGAAGAACCTAAGCATGAGCCTAGTGAAGAAGCTGTAGGACATTTCTTACGAGGTAAAGAACTTGCTGAGAAAGGAGATCATGCAACTGCTATAGAAGCTTTACTGCAAGCTTTGCAATTAACTCCTAGTTATGAAAAAGCCCAAGCTTATCTTGAATTTTGCCTTAAACGCTCCTCAGAAACTTCTTCATCTTCACAGCCGCTCTCCCCTTCTTTATCAGAAAAAGGCAAAGAAAAAAGCCTTTCTTCTACAGACTCTCCTAAAGAAGGCTACACTAAACTCTTATTCAATCTGTTAGAAGAGCCTTCCATTCAAGAAAACTCTATATTAAAGAAGATATTAGAGAATCAAGTCGAAAGGCTGATGAGCCTAGAGGGTGAAGAGCTAAATGAGAAAGAAAAAGTAAACTATAAATGGACAGAAAAATTACTAGGAGAAAATAAAAAGGTTAGGCAGTTTGTGGTTGAAAAACTGCGGCAAATCCACCATCAGTCCCTTTGCCTTGCCTCGGTCGCTCCTCAACCTTCTATTTCTTCTTCATCTACTATCTCGTCTAAAGAGATTCAAGCTCTTGCTCCTCCATCTACTACACCTATTTCCATGGTTTCGCTTTACAATGCAATTCTCCAGGTTCATTTTCCTGAGGGAAAAAGGGATTTCATAGCACAAGCTGGTATTTTAGATAAAATTTACGAAATTAAACCTAATCTTTCTATTGAAGAAAAAGTCCCTTATATTTTTCAAAAGCTTTTTACCTTAGCTGCTTCTCTTTCTCCTACAGAATTTGAAGGGAATACTAGGGGAAGCCAATCTTTTACCCTCTCTAATTATTCCTCCTATCTGCTCAATATTAACCGCCTCTTAATTTGGCAAAAGCTACCGGGAGGAAACGATTATCTCAACCAACCACAAATAAAAGCTTTATCTTTAAAGAAAAAAGGAGAGCTGCTAACGCGGTGGATAGAAGAGCTGGGTAAAAACATTACCATTCTGGACTTAGATAATGTAGGCTTGACTTATTTACCGCCAGAGATAGGGCAGCTTTCTCAACTTCAAGCGCTTGGCTTAAGTAACAACCAGCTAACTGTTATTCCTCCCGAAATGTGGCATCTTTCTAAGCTGAGATGTCTCCTCTTAGACTCCAACCAGTTAAGGGCTATTCCTACATCAATTGGACACCTTTCTCAGCTGCAAACGCTTTACTTAAACTTCAACCAGTTAACTGCTATTCCTGCAGAGGTAGGGCATCTTTCTCAGCTGCAAATGTTTAGGCTAGATAGCAACCTGCTAACCACTCTTCCTGCAGCCATTGGGCAGCTTTCTCAGCTGAGAGAGCTTTGGTTAAGCAACAACCAACTCACCACTATTCCTATAGAGGTAGGGCAGCTTTCTCAACTGCAAACGCTTGACTTAACAAACAACCAACTCACCAATATTCCTGCAGAGGTAGGGCAGCTTTCTCAGCTACAACTGCTTTTATTAAGCAACAACTGGCTAACCACCATCCCTGCGGAAATGGGACAGCTTTCTCAGCTGCAAACCCTTGCATTAGACCGCAACCAGTTAACGGCTATTCCTACACCTATTGGGCAGCTTCCTCAGCTGCAAAGCCTTGCCTTAGATCGCAACCAGCTAACGGCTATTCCTGCAGAGGTAGGGCAGCTTCCTCAGCTGCAAATGCTTTGTTTACATAACAACCAGTTAACTGCTCTTCCTGCGGAAATCGGGCAGCTTTCTCGGCTGCAAACGTTTAGGTTAGATAGCAACCTGCTAACCGCTGTTCCTGCAGCCATTGGGCAGCTTTCTCAGCTGAGAAAACTTTTATTACATAACAACCATCTAACCGCTATTCCAGCAGAGATAGGGCAGCTTTCTCGGCTGCAAACGTTTAGGTTGGATAGCAACCAATTAACCGCTGTTCCTGCAGAGATAGGGCGGCTTTCTCAGCTGAGAGCGCTTTCCTTACATAACAACCATCTAACCGCTATTCCTGCAGAGATAGGGCGGCTTTCTGAGCTGGATTGGCTTGACTTAAGCTCCAACCAGTTAACCGCTATTCCTGCAGAGGTAGGGCAGCTTACTAGGCTACAAGAGCTTGACTTAAGTAATAATCAGCTAACCGCTCTGCCTATAGAGATATGGCAGCTATCGCAGCTAAAAACTCTTGACTTAAGTAATAATCAGCTAACGGCTATTCTTGCAGAGATAGGGCAGCTTTCTCAGCTACAAACGCTTGACTTAAGCAACAACCGGCTAATCTTTATTCCTCATCTTCCTAAGCTAAGATTACTCAAGATTGATGGTAATCTCCTTTAG
- a CDS encoding leucine-rich repeat domain-containing protein, producing MIPSSSTSSTQVTFRTTVSENIEDAVSGDLMIRAVTLFPCGHTFNEDTVIQCLAHNKLCPLDRRLIERHAPNYTVRHLAETADSHPLEELKHEPSEEAVGHFLRGKELSEKGEHATAIEALLQALQLTPTYEKAQAYLEFCLKRSSEASLPSQPLPLSFQDKGKDKEKSLSSTESSKERYTELLFNLLEEPSIQENSILKKILENQVEELMSQESEELNEKEKVSYKWTEKLLGENKKVRQFVVEKLRQIHQGSSSLYPAASQSSISSSSTISSKGIQPLSPPSTTPISMTSLYKAILQIHFHFPERNGDFIAQAGILDKIYEIKPNLSIEEKVPYIFQKLFTLAASLSPTEFEGNIKESQAFTLSNYSSYLLNINRLLFWQKLPGGTDYLSQPQIIALSLKKKGELLTQWIKEHSKNIINLNLDGVGLTFLPPEIGQLSQLIALGLGDNHLTIIPPEIGQLSHLQALGLSNNQLTALPAEIGQLSQLRTLNLDNNQIIAIPAEIGRLSQLELLLLRDNRLTTLPAEIGQLSQLQALDLSYNRLVALPAEIGQLSQLQLLNLSFNYLIVIPAAIGQLSQLELLLLRDNRLTTLPAEIGQLTKLEALNLGDNQLTALPAWIGQLFQLERLDLSFNQLIALPAEIGQIAELAALNINFNRLTTLPAEIGQLSQLQELGLHMNQLAVIPLEIGQLSQLKILAVSSNQLNAIPAEIGQLSQLNKLWLSSNQLTVIPAEIGQLSQLQKLDLSNNQLTAIPTAIRQLSQLLELDLSNNQLTTLPAQIGQLSQLQKLALSNNQLTVIPAAIGQLSHLQELDLSYNQLTIIPHLPKVGRLNMEGNHL from the coding sequence ATGATTCCTTCATCTTCTACTTCTAGCACCCAGGTAACTTTCCGCACTACAGTTTCAGAGAATATAGAAGATGCGGTCTCAGGAGATCTGATGATTCGGGCAGTTACTTTGTTTCCTTGTGGCCATACCTTTAATGAAGATACCGTTATCCAATGCTTAGCGCACAATAAACTTTGTCCCCTAGATAGAAGGCTTATTGAAAGGCATGCTCCTAACTATACCGTGAGGCACCTAGCTGAAACAGCTGATTCCCATCCATTAGAAGAACTTAAGCATGAGCCTAGTGAAGAAGCTGTAGGACATTTCTTAAGGGGTAAAGAACTTTCTGAGAAAGGAGAGCATGCAACTGCTATAGAAGCTTTACTCCAAGCTTTGCAATTAACTCCTACGTATGAAAAAGCCCAAGCCTACCTTGAATTTTGCCTTAAGCGCTCTTCCGAAGCTTCTTTACCCTCACAACCACTTCCTCTTTCTTTTCAGGATAAAGGTAAAGACAAAGAGAAAAGCCTTTCTTCTACAGAGTCTTCTAAAGAGCGCTATACCGAACTCTTATTTAATTTGCTAGAAGAGCCTTCTATTCAAGAAAACTCTATATTAAAGAAGATATTAGAGAATCAAGTCGAAGAGTTGATGAGCCAGGAGAGTGAAGAGCTAAATGAGAAAGAAAAAGTAAGCTATAAATGGACAGAAAAATTACTAGGAGAAAATAAAAAGGTTAGGCAATTTGTGGTTGAAAAGCTGCGGCAAATCCACCAGGGCTCTTCCTCTCTTTACCCAGCTGCTTCCCAATCTTCTATTTCTTCTTCATCTACTATCTCGTCTAAAGGGATTCAGCCTCTTTCTCCTCCATCTACTACTCCTATTTCTATGACCTCGCTTTATAAAGCAATCCTCCAGATTCATTTTCATTTTCCTGAGAGGAACGGGGATTTCATAGCACAAGCTGGCATTTTAGATAAGATTTATGAAATTAAGCCTAATCTTTCCATTGAAGAAAAAGTACCTTATATCTTTCAAAAGCTTTTTACCTTAGCCGCTTCTCTTTCTCCTACAGAATTTGAAGGGAATATTAAGGAAAGCCAGGCCTTTACCCTTTCTAATTATTCCTCCTATCTGCTCAATATTAACCGCCTCTTGTTCTGGCAAAAGCTACCGGGAGGAACCGATTACCTCAGCCAGCCCCAGATAATAGCTTTATCTTTAAAGAAAAAAGGAGAGCTTTTAACGCAGTGGATAAAAGAGCATAGTAAAAATATTATTAACTTGAACTTAGATGGGGTAGGCTTGACCTTTTTACCACCAGAGATCGGGCAGCTTTCCCAGCTGATAGCTCTAGGCTTAGGCGATAACCATCTAACCATCATTCCTCCTGAAATCGGGCAGCTTTCTCATCTTCAAGCGCTTGGCTTAAGTAACAACCAGCTAACTGCTCTCCCTGCAGAGATAGGGCAGCTATCGCAGTTACGAACTCTTAACTTAGACAATAATCAGATAATTGCTATTCCTGCAGAAATAGGGCGGCTTTCTCAGCTAGAACTGCTTTTGTTAAGAGACAACCGGCTAACCACTCTTCCTGCTGAGATAGGGCAGCTTTCTCAGCTGCAAGCTCTTGACTTAAGTTACAACCGGCTAGTTGCTCTGCCTGCAGAGATAGGGCAGTTATCGCAGCTGCAACTCCTTAACTTAAGCTTTAACTATCTAATCGTTATTCCTGCGGCTATCGGGCAGCTTTCTCAGCTAGAACTGCTTTTGCTAAGAGACAACCGGCTAACCACTCTTCCTGCTGAGATAGGGCAGCTTACTAAGCTAGAAGCGCTTAACTTAGGCGATAACCAGTTAACTGCTCTGCCTGCATGGATAGGGCAACTTTTTCAGCTGGAACGGCTTGATTTAAGCTTCAACCAATTAATTGCCCTGCCTGCAGAGATAGGGCAGATTGCTGAGTTGGCGGCGCTCAATATAAATTTTAACCGGCTAACCACTCTTCCTGCTGAGATAGGGCAGTTATCCCAACTGCAAGAGCTTGGTTTACATATGAACCAGCTAGCCGTTATTCCTTTAGAGATAGGGCAGCTTTCTCAGCTGAAAATACTTGCCGTAAGCAGTAATCAGCTAAATGCTATTCCTGCTGAGATAGGGCAACTTTCTCAGCTGAATAAGCTTTGGCTAAGCAGCAACCAGCTAACCGTTATTCCTGCTGAGATAGGGCAGCTTTCTCAGCTGCAAAAACTTGACTTAAGTAATAATCAGCTAACTGCTATTCCTACAGCCATCAGGCAGCTTTCTCAGCTGCTAGAGCTTGACTTAAGTAATAATCAGCTAACAACTCTTCCTGCTCAGATAGGGCAACTTTCTCAGCTACAAAAGCTTGCTTTAAGTAACAACCAGCTAACCGTTATTCCTGCAGCCATCGGGCAGCTTTCTCATCTGCAAGAGCTTGACTTAAGCTATAACCAGCTAACCATTATTCCTCACCTTCCTAAGGTAGGGAGGCTTAATATGGAGGGTAATCATCTTTAG